Proteins encoded in a region of the Streptomyces sp. NBC_01471 genome:
- a CDS encoding ABC transporter substrate-binding protein: protein MTRTSLREFAGPVLGRRRMLGAGAGLGLAAALSACGQTTGTVAQPGGSVPDGFRGRTRVVLWSTFADPVGPALQKLVDAFNREQRDVYVEVQFQGTYDECAQKAVISLLGAQAPDLCVLSDVKWYKFYFGDALEPWDSYFTQGELEGTYNPRLLGEGVRKGHTWWLPLARSTPLFYYNKTLFKKAGVPVRPPESYDELYDWSHHITRQSVGGKRVALEGYQKVDGDWQFQCSAWQWGGAYSKGLDVTVDEGGAVAAAEWQRKLIFKDKIAYMATEPTADMGNQLIATLVTSTGGLKKINEMAKANGWELGTGFLPKKEKFAVNTGGGGLGIFKRVPRERKEAAAQFVRFLARPENAAQWAVETGYLPVVPAAVKEPTLVKLMSDDPNFATAVRQLDLTRPCDQVRMTIPNANVRIYTALQRIWSANTPAQQAFAEVADQLRKGVDRYGPMIEEHL from the coding sequence ATGACGCGGACCTCGCTGCGGGAGTTCGCGGGCCCCGTGCTCGGCAGGCGCAGGATGCTCGGGGCAGGCGCGGGGCTGGGACTGGCCGCGGCGCTGAGCGCCTGCGGCCAGACCACGGGGACCGTCGCACAGCCCGGCGGTTCGGTACCCGATGGGTTCCGGGGGCGCACCAGGGTGGTGCTCTGGTCGACGTTCGCGGACCCGGTGGGCCCGGCCCTGCAGAAACTGGTCGACGCCTTCAACCGCGAGCAGCGGGACGTGTACGTGGAGGTGCAGTTCCAGGGCACCTACGACGAGTGCGCCCAGAAGGCGGTCATCAGCCTGCTCGGCGCCCAGGCTCCCGACTTGTGCGTGCTGTCCGACGTCAAGTGGTACAAGTTCTACTTCGGCGATGCCCTGGAGCCCTGGGACAGTTACTTCACACAGGGCGAGCTGGAGGGGACCTACAATCCGCGGCTGCTCGGTGAGGGCGTCCGCAAGGGGCACACCTGGTGGCTGCCGCTGGCCCGCTCCACGCCGCTCTTCTACTACAACAAGACGCTCTTCAAGAAGGCCGGCGTCCCGGTGCGCCCCCCGGAGAGTTACGACGAGCTCTACGACTGGTCGCACCACATCACCCGGCAGAGCGTGGGCGGCAAGCGGGTAGCCCTGGAGGGATATCAGAAAGTCGACGGGGACTGGCAGTTCCAGTGCAGTGCCTGGCAGTGGGGCGGGGCGTACTCCAAGGGGCTGGACGTCACCGTCGACGAGGGCGGCGCCGTGGCGGCGGCTGAGTGGCAGCGCAAACTGATCTTCAAGGACAAGATCGCTTACATGGCGACCGAGCCCACCGCCGACATGGGCAACCAGCTGATCGCCACGCTCGTCACCTCCACCGGTGGCCTGAAGAAGATCAACGAGATGGCGAAGGCGAACGGCTGGGAGCTGGGCACCGGCTTCCTGCCGAAGAAGGAGAAGTTCGCGGTCAACACGGGCGGCGGTGGCCTGGGCATTTTCAAGCGCGTCCCGCGGGAACGCAAGGAGGCCGCGGCCCAGTTCGTGCGCTTCCTGGCCCGCCCCGAGAACGCCGCACAGTGGGCCGTCGAGACCGGCTATCTCCCCGTGGTGCCGGCGGCGGTCAAGGAGCCCACCCTCGTCAAACTGATGAGCGACGACCCGAACTTCGCCACGGCCGTGCGGCAGTTGGACCTCACGCGCCCCTGCGACCAGGTGCGCATGACGATCCCGAACGCGAATGTGCGTATCTACACCGCTCTGCAGCGCATATGGTCGGCGAACACCCCCGCACAGCAGGCCTTCGCGGAGGTCGCCGACCAGCTACGCAAGGGCGTTGACCGTTACGGCCCCATGATTGAGGAGCACTTGTGA